The DNA segment GCGACAAAGGGTTCGATCTCGCTCTTCTGGCGCGCCAGCACGTAGGACAGCGGACCGAAATAGGCGAGGTCGATGCGGCCGTGGCGCATCGCTTCGATCATCGACGAATAGTCGGTGGTGACGATCAGGTCGATCTTCTTGCCCAGCGAGGTCTCCAGGTAGTCCTTCAGCGGCTGGTTGTTCTTGATCACGGTGCCGGCGTTTTCGTCAGGCAACAGGGCCACCTTAAGGGTATCGGGATCGGGATTGGGCGCCGCGTAGGCAGTGATGGCAATGGCGAATGCGCCGAGCAGGCTTAGCAGTTTTTTCATGGGTCAATCCTCGATGATGGCCAGGTCAAGTGACCTCGGCGGGATGGGAAGGGCGGTGGTGCTTGCTTGCGGAGCAACGCCGGCAGGTGCTTGGTTGTAAATCATTTCCTGCACGCCGGCACTCAGCGCGTCGGGCGACCCGTCGAACACCACCCGGCCGTGGGCCAGGCCGACGACGCGATCGGCATACTCAATGGCAAGTTCCACCTGGTGCAGGCTGACGACCGTGGTAATGCCGTCTTCGCGACAGATGCGCTTGAGTTGGGCCAGTACCCGACGCGAACTCGCCGGATCAAGGCTCGCCACCGGTTCGTCGGCCAGCATCAGGCGCGGCTGCTGGGCCAGGGCGCGCGCGATGCCGACGCGCTGCTGCTGCCCGCCGCTGAGCTTGTCTACGCGGTCGAGCGCCCGCTGCAGCAAGCCGACGCGGTCCAGGCACTCCAAGGCGATGCGCTGCTCCGCCGTGGGAAGTGGGAACAGGCTGCGCCAGACGGAGTGGTAGCCAATGCGGCCGAGCAGCACGTTGGCCAGCGCCGTGTGACGCCCGATCAACTGGTGCTGCTGGAAGATCATGCCGGTCCGGCGCCGATGGGCCTGCAGTGCGGCGCGGCCGTCGATGGCACCGATGTCGTCCGCTGTCACGCGGCCGGTCGTTGGCCGCGTCAGGAGATTGAGGCTGCGCAACAGAGTGGACTTGCCGGCGCCGGACGCACCCAGCAATACCGTGAATTCCCCGCGACCGAAATTTAGCGAGGTTGGCTGGAGGGCCACCAGATCGTCGCGGTAGCGCACGGATAGGTCGGTCAACTGAATCATCGGCACCCCTTTTTCGCCGTCATGGTTGATTCGTCTATTGAATCAACTACGGCATTCAGTTAAGAAATTGCAATCGAAGCGGGGATGGTAACGACCGAGTGTGACCGCGATATTTCGCTCAGGCTTCACTTGTGTGAAGTGTTGACAGGGTGGGTCATATATCAGGCCATCGGCCCTAACCGCTATGATTTCCGTACTCAGTCAAAGGCTTTAACCCATGGCCGTCCGAGGGGCAATGACGACTACAACCGCTTCGACAGAACTGCCGCCAGAGTGCGAGCAATCTCTGGCGGCAGCTTTGTGATCAGAAAGCGGACGTGGAACTTGATATTGTCATCAGTCGCTTTAGGGCACGGAGTAGGCATTCGCCAGATAGGAAAGCCGCCGTTCGCGACCTCTTCGGGCTGAACGGCTGGTAAGCGCAGGATTGCAGCCCGATTGAGCGCGTTAGGCCAACGGCCGTTATGGCCGACCAACAGCCCGACAACCAATTGGGCTGAACGGCAGGTATTTGATGAGTTACCCGCCGTTCAAACGCATCTGTTTTCGGAGGCCGCTACGGCTGTTGATGGCCGGGTCCGGTCTGCGACCCGAACCAAATTCTACCTGCTGGAACGGCGGGTTGA comes from the Sulfuritalea hydrogenivorans sk43H genome and includes:
- the phnC gene encoding phosphonate ABC transporter ATP-binding protein; translated protein: MIQLTDLSVRYRDDLVALQPTSLNFGRGEFTVLLGASGAGKSTLLRSLNLLTRPTTGRVTADDIGAIDGRAALQAHRRRTGMIFQQHQLIGRHTALANVLLGRIGYHSVWRSLFPLPTAEQRIALECLDRVGLLQRALDRVDKLSGGQQQRVGIARALAQQPRLMLADEPVASLDPASSRRVLAQLKRICREDGITTVVSLHQVELAIEYADRVVGLAHGRVVFDGSPDALSAGVQEMIYNQAPAGVAPQASTTALPIPPRSLDLAIIED